The Vibrio chagasii genome includes a region encoding these proteins:
- a CDS encoding RelA/SpoT domain-containing protein, whose amino-acid sequence MSVFLRTTALMLLVLSRAPAFAAAPVSTSSTDQSRTASSQNQVSSNVFRHSLSGLYGIKAFDSRPTQPYTDFDILYSKAHQAQAELETICKSTALLTNSDALFAGVKSQARAQEKIELELDGDNTRITDLARATIIANDVESLVEVYEALSREADVVKVKNKFKSPADSGYRDLNLLVRLPKTNMIAEVQLHLKAIADVKSGPEHELYEIIQGIERHAIAEKRPINDIEAAQINSLRRQSLELYQQAWQPYITTHIKAA is encoded by the coding sequence ATGAGTGTATTTCTCCGTACGACGGCCCTAATGCTTCTAGTATTGAGCCGAGCGCCTGCATTCGCAGCAGCACCTGTTTCAACGAGTTCAACTGATCAATCGCGCACAGCGTCTTCGCAAAACCAAGTTTCATCAAACGTATTCCGCCACAGCCTAAGCGGCCTATATGGCATCAAGGCCTTCGACTCGCGTCCAACTCAGCCTTATACCGACTTCGACATCCTTTACAGCAAAGCTCACCAAGCGCAAGCAGAGCTAGAGACAATCTGTAAAAGTACTGCTCTTCTCACTAATTCAGATGCCCTATTCGCTGGTGTTAAATCTCAAGCTCGCGCTCAAGAGAAAATTGAATTAGAACTGGATGGTGACAACACAAGAATTACCGACCTAGCTCGCGCAACAATCATCGCTAATGATGTAGAAAGCTTAGTTGAAGTGTACGAAGCACTGAGCCGTGAAGCGGACGTGGTAAAAGTGAAAAACAAGTTTAAGTCACCAGCTGACTCTGGCTACCGTGACCTTAACTTACTGGTTCGCTTACCAAAAACTAACATGATCGCCGAGGTTCAACTTCACTTAAAAGCGATAGCGGATGTGAAAAGTGGTCCTGAACATGAGCTATACGAGATCATCCAAGGTATTGAGCGCCATGCCATTGCCGAAAAGCGCCCAATCAACGACATTGAAGCTGCGCAAATCAATAGCCTAAGACGCCAATCTTTAGAGCTATACCAACAAGCATG
- a CDS encoding CidA/LrgA family protein: protein MKERLIKLVYCLISFTLIIGALTAGNALQQYLDNSIPGSIFGMLILFTAMVIGIVPAHWVQPGASLIIRLMILLFVPISVGLMEHFDMLIANALPIMASAVGGTLIVLVSLSWFLDRLLARGK from the coding sequence TTGAAAGAAAGATTGATCAAACTCGTTTACTGCTTAATCTCCTTCACCTTAATCATAGGTGCTCTCACTGCAGGCAACGCGTTACAACAATACTTAGACAACTCAATCCCTGGCAGTATTTTTGGTATGTTGATTTTGTTTACTGCCATGGTGATAGGTATTGTGCCTGCGCACTGGGTACAACCTGGTGCCAGCCTAATTATTCGTTTGATGATTTTGCTGTTTGTCCCGATCAGTGTCGGGCTTATGGAACATTTTGACATGCTTATCGCTAACGCACTGCCGATTATGGCGAGCGCGGTGGGCGGCACACTCATCGTATTGGTATCTTTGTCATGGTTCTTAGACCGCTTGCTGGCGAGAGGTAAATAA
- the sbcB gene encoding exodeoxyribonuclease I produces MSSDNQPTYFFFDYETWGVSPAKDRPSQFAGVRTDQDFNIIGEPLVIYCQPPADYLPAPEAALITRITPQKAMSQGLPEPEFIAKIHAELAKPNTTSLGYNSIRFDDEVTRYTCYRNFIDPYAWSWQNGNSRWDLLDVMRAVHALRPDGIVWPENEEGFPSFKLEHLSVANGIEHENAHDAMADVIATIELAKKLKTAQPKMFDYLYNMRHKRKLNELVDIVNMTPLMHVSGMFGRDCNYTSWIVPMAWHPTNQNAVIVVDLAKDPSPLLELDTDELRERLYTKRSDLNEDELPVPIKLVQLNKCPILAPAKTLTAENAETIGIDRQQCLKNLAILREHPEIREKLIGLYSQEREYEKSDDVDTQIYDGFFSPADKTAMNIIRETDPNNLAALDITFSDERIKPLLFRYRARNFPWTLDESEQLKWANHCREFYESRLEEYMLNLENLAHEHESDEKKMAILKAVYQYVEKLAS; encoded by the coding sequence ATGAGTTCAGATAATCAGCCAACCTACTTCTTTTTCGATTACGAAACATGGGGCGTGAGCCCAGCAAAAGATCGTCCAAGTCAGTTTGCCGGCGTTCGTACCGACCAAGATTTCAATATTATTGGTGAGCCATTGGTCATCTACTGCCAACCTCCTGCTGATTATCTACCTGCACCTGAAGCCGCACTGATCACTCGCATCACTCCACAAAAAGCCATGTCTCAAGGCCTACCGGAACCTGAGTTCATCGCCAAGATACATGCTGAGCTTGCAAAACCGAACACCACAAGCCTTGGCTACAACAGTATTCGATTCGATGACGAAGTAACGCGATACACCTGTTACCGTAACTTCATTGACCCATATGCATGGAGCTGGCAAAACGGTAACTCTCGTTGGGATCTATTAGACGTGATGCGTGCCGTACACGCTCTGCGCCCTGACGGTATTGTGTGGCCAGAAAACGAAGAAGGTTTCCCAAGCTTCAAACTGGAACATCTATCTGTGGCAAACGGCATAGAACATGAAAACGCGCACGATGCGATGGCGGATGTTATCGCGACAATTGAACTCGCGAAAAAGCTGAAAACCGCACAACCTAAGATGTTTGATTATCTCTACAACATGCGTCACAAGCGCAAGTTGAACGAATTAGTCGACATCGTAAACATGACACCTTTGATGCATGTGTCAGGCATGTTTGGTCGTGACTGCAATTACACAAGCTGGATTGTTCCTATGGCGTGGCATCCTACCAATCAAAATGCGGTGATTGTTGTCGACCTAGCAAAAGACCCAAGCCCGCTATTGGAACTTGATACTGATGAACTCAGAGAAAGACTTTACACCAAGCGCAGCGACCTAAATGAAGACGAACTACCAGTGCCAATTAAGCTGGTTCAACTCAACAAGTGCCCTATTCTAGCGCCAGCAAAAACGTTAACCGCTGAAAATGCAGAAACCATTGGTATTGATCGTCAGCAGTGTTTGAAGAACCTCGCGATCCTGCGCGAGCACCCAGAAATTCGTGAAAAATTGATTGGCTTATATTCACAGGAACGTGAGTACGAAAAGAGCGACGATGTAGATACACAGATTTACGATGGCTTCTTCTCACCGGCAGATAAAACCGCGATGAACATCATTCGTGAGACTGACCCAAATAACTTAGCAGCATTAGACATCACCTTCAGTGACGAACGTATTAAGCCTTTGTTGTTCCGTTACCGCGCACGTAACTTCCCATGGACGCTAGATGAATCCGAGCAACTTAAGTGGGCAAACCATTGTCGTGAGTTTTACGAAAGCCGCTTAGAAGAGTACATGCTCAACCTAGAGAACCTCGCACACGAACATGAAAGTGACGAGAAGAAAATGGCTATCTTGAAAGCGGTGTATCAATACGTAGAAAAGCTAGCTAGTTAA
- a CDS encoding fimbrial biogenesis chaperone, translating to MKLFISCIVGLLFTAQAYAQLLIAPTRFVLDADTSVTEKVVVENNSDEPIRLEIKPIYRPVKASGLVRTDANIAESENIADWIKVSPPIIRELKPNQRRTVRLRMNALPADMPDGEYRAYLWFSPIAKAPEASPPDLSRKVRSNNGSAFQLNFHINSYVPVYVQKGEQVQDVKFECDEQYLKITNDGKFQFSAKLNVDEHSEKVVLLRNAELTKSLPKGSKISLVQNDESLHECVL from the coding sequence ATGAAGTTATTTATCTCATGTATTGTCGGCTTACTTTTCACTGCACAAGCCTATGCTCAACTCCTTATTGCACCAACACGTTTCGTCTTAGATGCTGATACCTCTGTGACAGAAAAAGTCGTGGTAGAAAACAATTCAGATGAACCGATTCGATTAGAGATAAAACCTATTTATCGACCAGTAAAGGCGAGTGGGCTGGTGCGTACTGATGCCAATATTGCTGAGTCTGAAAACATCGCTGATTGGATTAAAGTGTCACCACCGATTATTCGTGAATTGAAGCCTAACCAAAGGCGCACCGTTCGCCTGCGTATGAACGCCTTACCTGCGGACATGCCTGATGGTGAATACCGTGCTTATCTATGGTTCTCTCCGATAGCGAAAGCGCCCGAAGCCTCACCGCCAGACCTGTCCAGAAAGGTACGATCTAACAATGGTTCAGCGTTCCAGCTTAACTTCCACATCAACAGTTATGTGCCGGTTTACGTACAAAAAGGTGAACAGGTCCAAGATGTTAAGTTTGAGTGTGATGAACAGTACCTCAAGATCACCAATGATGGTAAGTTTCAGTTCAGCGCCAAACTGAATGTCGACGAACACAGCGAAAAGGTGGTGTTGCTGCGTAATGCTGAATTAACCAAATCGCTTCCAAAAGGCTCAAAGATTTCACTGGTTCAAAACGACGAGTCTTTGCACGAATGTGTTCTATAA
- a CDS encoding thiopurine S-methyltransferase, with product MNNPEFWHNKWAANQIGFHLEDVNPLLVEFWKATEPSYEKSVFVPLCGKSEDLIWLASKHEDVQGVELSQIAVRAFFSEHFYTPTVTQINGQHELYQFDELSVYTGDYFTAPIQPVDIIYDRASLVALPAEMRVQYVERLKQLLKPGGKILLVTLDYDQDEMAGPPFSVPKLEIDQLFAGYKITLLNQDIADQEHPKIAKKGLSRFSEEVYLIESEV from the coding sequence ATGAATAATCCTGAATTTTGGCACAATAAATGGGCAGCCAACCAAATTGGTTTCCACCTTGAAGATGTAAACCCACTTTTGGTTGAGTTTTGGAAAGCAACTGAGCCTAGCTATGAGAAGAGTGTTTTTGTTCCTCTATGTGGCAAGAGTGAAGATCTGATTTGGCTAGCGTCTAAACATGAAGATGTTCAAGGTGTGGAATTGAGCCAGATTGCGGTTAGAGCTTTTTTCTCTGAGCATTTTTACACGCCAACCGTAACTCAAATAAACGGTCAGCATGAGCTTTATCAATTTGATGAGTTGAGTGTTTACACTGGGGATTACTTCACTGCGCCAATTCAGCCGGTCGATATTATTTATGATCGTGCTTCTTTAGTTGCTTTGCCTGCTGAGATGAGAGTGCAATATGTAGAACGCTTGAAGCAGTTATTGAAGCCTGGCGGCAAGATCCTGCTTGTAACGCTAGACTACGACCAAGACGAAATGGCAGGTCCTCCGTTTAGCGTACCTAAACTAGAAATCGATCAGTTGTTTGCGGGTTACAAGATTACGTTATTGAATCAAGACATTGCAGACCAAGAGCACCCTAAGATTGCTAAGAAAGGTTTGTCTCGATTCAGTGAGGAAGTGTACTTGATTGAGTCGGAAGTCTAA
- the purT gene encoding formate-dependent phosphoribosylglycinamide formyltransferase, protein MFGTATRENATRVLLLGSGELGKEVAIECQRLGLEVIACDRYADAPAMQVAHRSHVLDMLDGDALQAIIELEKPDYVVPEIEAIATSKLVELEAQGLNVVPTANATKLTMNREGIRRLAAEELKLSTSPYRFADTFEDFAAAVEFVGMPCVVKPVMSSSGKGQSVIKTEEDIQKSWDYAQEGGRTGAGRVIVEGFIDFDYEITLLTVRAVDGVHFCAPIGHRQEDGDYRESWQPQIMSDNALKAAQYTAEQVVNALGGHGIFGVELFVKGDHVIFNEVSPRPHDTGLVTLMSQDSSEFALHVRAFTGMPIKSITQYGPCASAVILGQGTSTNIRFESLAEALDAPQTQVRLFGKPDIDGRRRLGVALTRRKSTETAIEDAITSASKVKVIY, encoded by the coding sequence ATGTTTGGTACTGCTACTCGTGAAAATGCTACTCGTGTACTTCTATTAGGTTCAGGTGAACTTGGCAAAGAAGTGGCTATCGAGTGCCAACGTTTAGGTTTAGAAGTTATTGCTTGTGACCGTTATGCAGATGCGCCAGCTATGCAAGTTGCGCATCGCAGCCATGTATTAGACATGTTAGATGGCGATGCACTTCAAGCCATCATTGAACTAGAAAAACCAGATTACGTGGTGCCTGAAATTGAGGCTATCGCCACCAGCAAGTTGGTAGAGCTTGAAGCTCAAGGCTTGAATGTCGTTCCAACAGCTAACGCCACTAAGCTAACGATGAACCGTGAAGGTATTCGTCGCCTGGCAGCAGAAGAACTCAAGCTAAGCACATCCCCTTACCGCTTTGCAGACACCTTTGAAGATTTCGCTGCAGCGGTTGAATTTGTCGGTATGCCTTGCGTTGTGAAACCAGTAATGAGTTCTTCAGGCAAAGGCCAAAGCGTTATCAAAACCGAAGAAGATATCCAGAAGTCTTGGGACTACGCACAAGAAGGCGGTCGTACTGGTGCGGGTCGTGTGATCGTTGAAGGTTTCATCGACTTTGATTATGAGATTACTCTTCTAACCGTTCGCGCCGTCGACGGTGTCCATTTCTGTGCACCTATCGGCCACCGCCAAGAAGATGGTGATTACCGCGAATCATGGCAGCCACAAATCATGTCAGACAACGCTCTAAAAGCGGCACAGTACACAGCAGAGCAAGTGGTTAATGCTTTAGGCGGTCATGGTATCTTTGGCGTAGAGTTGTTCGTTAAAGGTGACCATGTGATCTTCAACGAAGTATCCCCTCGCCCACACGATACTGGCTTAGTGACTTTGATGTCTCAAGACTCATCAGAATTCGCGCTGCACGTACGTGCATTTACAGGTATGCCAATTAAATCAATTACTCAGTATGGCCCATGTGCGTCTGCAGTAATCCTTGGACAAGGCACATCAACGAACATCCGTTTTGAAAGCCTTGCGGAAGCGCTAGATGCACCACAAACACAAGTTCGCCTGTTTGGTAAGCCAGACATCGATGGTCGTCGTCGCCTTGGTGTTGCACTAACACGCCGTAAGAGCACAGAAACCGCGATTGAAGATGCAATCACCAGCGCATCTAAAGTTAAAGTGATTTACTAA
- a CDS encoding LrgB family protein: MWILLTMVVFLFARWVSQKVNSPLCNPLLISIGIIIPILTFFKVPFETYYADNTWITYMLQPAVVALAYPLYEQLPQIRANWRIITFACTLGSVMSMTTAAMIAVAFKADLSLIASLLGKSVTTPIAMEVSSHLGGEAAIAAILVLIVGLFGAIFAYPIYNLIGIKSPIARGLTMGTVSHALGTATCAEKNQEDAAFSSLALVLCGVITSIIAPSVFGMVVWFYS, encoded by the coding sequence ATGTGGATTCTATTAACTATGGTGGTGTTTCTGTTTGCCCGTTGGGTAAGTCAGAAAGTGAACTCCCCGCTATGTAACCCGCTTCTAATAAGCATTGGCATCATCATTCCAATTCTGACGTTCTTTAAAGTCCCGTTCGAGACCTACTACGCAGACAATACTTGGATTACGTACATGCTTCAGCCAGCGGTTGTCGCCCTAGCTTATCCTTTATATGAGCAGCTACCTCAAATTCGAGCTAACTGGCGAATCATAACCTTTGCATGCACACTGGGTAGTGTGATGTCGATGACCACAGCGGCAATGATTGCCGTCGCTTTCAAAGCTGACCTAAGTTTGATTGCGAGTCTATTGGGCAAATCAGTCACCACACCCATTGCAATGGAAGTATCAAGCCATCTTGGTGGTGAAGCGGCTATTGCTGCAATACTAGTTCTTATCGTTGGTTTATTCGGGGCAATTTTTGCTTACCCTATCTACAATCTGATTGGTATTAAGAGCCCTATTGCTAGGGGTTTAACCATGGGCACGGTTTCTCACGCGTTAGGTACGGCGACTTGTGCCGAAAAGAACCAAGAAGATGCGGCTTTCAGTTCACTGGCGCTAGTGCTTTGTGGCGTTATCACCTCAATCATCGCACCTAGCGTGTTTGGCATGGTCGTCTGGTTTTATTCATAG
- the cdd gene encoding cytidine deaminase: MNSRITLALESAPSSMKALLSDIVLADNFDATLSPEQFSSLLQASGLADDELRIALLPFAAAYSYAPLSDFYVGAIVRGLSGTLYFGANLEIAGAQLGQTVHAEQSAISHAWMKGERGISDITINFSPCGHCRQFMNELTTAKELKVQLPQRDEMSLQEYLPDSFGPSDLGVTTGLMSELDHKYTTEETTPIVVEALAALNRSHAPYTKNLSGVSLQLTTGEIFTGAYAENAAFNPSLPPLQVALIQLKLAGFDFEQIESAALVEIAEGSISHLADTQSTLEAINPDIPVTYLAI, encoded by the coding sequence ATGAACAGTCGTATTACCCTGGCGCTGGAAAGTGCTCCATCATCAATGAAAGCGCTTTTAAGTGACATCGTATTAGCAGACAACTTTGACGCGACATTGTCTCCAGAACAGTTCTCTAGCCTGCTTCAAGCAAGCGGCTTAGCGGATGACGAACTACGCATCGCACTACTTCCTTTTGCTGCAGCGTATTCATACGCTCCGCTATCTGACTTTTACGTTGGCGCGATCGTGCGTGGTTTGTCTGGTACTTTGTACTTTGGTGCAAACCTTGAAATCGCGGGTGCGCAACTTGGCCAAACCGTACACGCAGAGCAATCTGCAATCAGCCACGCTTGGATGAAAGGCGAGCGAGGCATCTCGGACATCACAATTAACTTCAGCCCTTGTGGTCACTGTCGTCAATTTATGAATGAGTTGACTACAGCGAAAGAGCTTAAAGTTCAGCTGCCACAGCGTGATGAAATGTCACTACAAGAGTACCTACCTGATTCATTTGGACCTTCTGATCTTGGTGTAACAACAGGCTTGATGTCTGAACTTGATCATAAGTACACGACGGAAGAGACCACTCCTATCGTAGTTGAAGCATTAGCAGCCCTTAACCGCAGCCATGCGCCATACACCAAAAATTTAAGTGGTGTATCACTACAGCTAACAACTGGTGAGATCTTCACTGGTGCTTACGCTGAAAACGCAGCATTCAACCCTAGCCTTCCACCGCTACAAGTTGCGCTGATTCAACTAAAACTTGCGGGCTTCGATTTTGAACAAATTGAAAGTGCAGCATTGGTTGAAATCGCCGAGGGTAGTATCAGTCACCTAGCGGATACGCAATCTACATTAGAAGCGATTAATCCTGACATTCCAGTGACTTACTTAGCAATCTAA
- a CDS encoding DUF4402 domain-containing protein, translated as MNKVFKVVAVSALSISSANVFAVSDTFDATLEVKQAITMTKTSDLDFGIITSDNTTDVVVAQGDAGAAAFTLSGESGDTVTVSISDTNLVNGVNTIAAEFDFNNAITLTGGTADLNIGGTARTSSATLVAGTYTANVAVDVTYQ; from the coding sequence ATGAACAAAGTCTTTAAGGTTGTTGCTGTCTCTGCACTTTCTATCTCTTCAGCGAACGTTTTCGCTGTGAGTGACACTTTTGATGCAACATTAGAAGTAAAACAAGCAATTACAATGACAAAAACCAGTGATTTAGACTTCGGTATCATCACTTCAGACAACACTACTGATGTTGTTGTCGCTCAAGGTGATGCAGGGGCTGCGGCGTTTACGCTTTCTGGAGAATCTGGTGATACGGTAACAGTCAGTATTTCAGATACCAACTTGGTTAACGGTGTAAATACAATCGCGGCAGAATTTGACTTTAATAATGCGATAACTCTTACCGGGGGTACTGCGGATCTTAATATTGGTGGCACTGCACGTACTTCGAGCGCAACATTAGTCGCTGGTACTTATACTGCAAACGTTGCAGTAGATGTAACTTACCAGTAA
- a CDS encoding DUF4402 domain-containing protein: MKSLFRCVVKYTAYIGLIFYSSPFYALEIIPENMEVKFPGMYVSGSGQNADANPANGQIYVVRFYVEGDPGKKIVVSLPSNQYLNHSQKSKRLRIRKFYFGCGLSKRGRAKIKGNGRSKLLCIGARVKIGANHPAGVYTSTIPFEVNYK, from the coding sequence ATGAAGTCTCTATTTAGATGTGTAGTTAAGTACACGGCTTATATTGGTCTTATTTTTTATTCAAGCCCGTTCTATGCTCTGGAAATAATTCCTGAGAATATGGAAGTAAAATTTCCGGGCATGTATGTTTCTGGTTCTGGACAAAATGCCGATGCTAATCCGGCTAATGGTCAGATTTACGTGGTTCGTTTTTATGTTGAAGGCGATCCGGGAAAAAAGATCGTGGTTTCGCTTCCTTCTAATCAATATCTTAACCATTCTCAAAAATCGAAACGTCTTCGAATCAGGAAATTCTATTTTGGCTGCGGCTTGTCGAAAAGGGGCAGAGCGAAAATAAAAGGGAATGGCAGAAGTAAACTGCTGTGTATTGGCGCAAGAGTAAAAATCGGCGCGAATCACCCAGCTGGCGTTTATACCAGTACCATTCCTTTTGAGGTTAATTATAAATGA